TTTGAAAATTAAGAGTTCCATCAACCTATAAAAAGACCCTCAGTACAGTTGTTTCCTGACGGTCTTTCTATAAATTGCAAGCCACATTCCTTCAATTAACGGCAACCCCAACGCCACTGTCTCTGGCGTCAATTTTTAAGGTCTGTTTGTCCTTGCCGTTTTCAAGTTTAATTTTATAGGTGGCATTGGCCAAGATTTCGCCTTTAGTGCGGGCAGAATATTTTGCCTTGGTTAAGGTGTACCCTTGATAGTCGTTGTACACATTGTTGCGAATCTCCGCAGGCAACAGTACATTTTTAAAGTATTGGCGGGTTTCCAGCAATTCGCCCTCTTTATTAAAATCTGCCTCTAAAGAACCGTTGGCACTATTAAACGTAACCAAATAGGAGTGATATTTTTTGTCTGCAGTATGTGCAATAAAGCTTTGAATATCAAAATTAGCTTTCATAAACCCAATAGGATCTCGTGCAAACTGTCGGGAGCGACTTTCATTAATAGTATAAGTATAACTGTCGCCGTCTTGCGCAACGTTTACATTTAATGGCGCGTAAAACAATCTCGCCTCGTCTAGAACTGTAACCTCTTGGGCGCTGAGCACCGCCGCGGTTAAACTTAACATAATGGAAATAATGAACGTTTTCATAACTGATAATTTTTAGGATTAATAACTTGTTTTTCAAACTCGTAAACACTGATCAGGTATTTTTACAGACACTAAATTAAGGGAAGAAGTCGCGCAATGGGCAGGAATGATGTGAACGTCAAGATTTTACGGTCGGAAATACTTTATTTTGAAGTGAAATAAATTTTCACTTCAAAAAGCAGATCATATTCTTTGATAATCAGATGTTTACAAAACGATATAATTACAAATCACATTGCCAGATTACTTTTCAGGGAAAATAAAATGACAGCATTAGCATTTGGGAAGCGATAGCCTGGTTATTGAAGAAGACACTTTTTATTGCTTGACTATTTTTCGGGCAACTCTTCCTTTATCGGTTTCAACTTTCACAAAATAGATACCTGCGGTAAGGGTTTCTAGATTGATTTGTTTTTCTGTGATTTTAAAAAGTAGTTTCCCTATTGTTGAATAAACAGAGATTTTTTCAAGGGAAATGTTGTTTGAAATTTGAATGTTTAGAACCGTTAAGGTTTCTAATTCAACTATTTTTAAATATTTAGACGGATTTAAAGTCCAACTTTAAAAATGGTTGAAAAAGGGTAATTTTATTAATAGACAATCTATATTTTATAGGGACAAATTACAAAGAGAAATAGCATACCACGACTCCGCTCGGTAACCGAAAACTAATTAAGCATTTCCCAAAGCTTATCCTTCAACTCTGTCAAACCTTGTTGTGCCACGGAAGAGATAAACAAATACGGAATGTTTTTAAACTCTTTATCTAGAATTTTCTTCATTTCGGCTTTTAGTTCATCATCGAGCATATCGCTTTTGCTGATGGCTACCAAACGTTCCTTATCCAAAAGTTGTGGATTGTATCGGCGAAGTTCATCTACCAAAATATCATATTGTTCCTTAATATCGGGCGCATCGGCGGGAACTAAAAAAAGCAGCGTAGAATTACGTTCTATATGACGCAAAAAACGATGCCCGATACCTTTCCCTTCAGCAGCACCTTCTATAATTCCGGGAATGTCGGCAACTACAAAGGTTTTGAAATCACGGTATTCCACGATCCCTAAATTGGGTTTTAAGGTGGTGAATTCGTAATTGGCAATCTTAGGTTTTGCTGCGGTAATTACGGAAAGTAAGGTGGATTTTCCAGCGTTGGGAAAGCCTACCAAACCTACATCGGCAAGAATTTTTAGCTCGAGAATAATATCTACCTCTTCGCCCTCTTCGCCAGGTTGTGAGTAGCGAGGTGTTTGGTTGGTTGCACTTTTAAAGTGGGCATTCCCCAAACCACCGCGGCCGCCTTTGGCAACTACTTTTTCCTGTCCGTCTTCAGTAAGCTCGAAGAGTATTTCCTCAGTTTCCTTATCGCGAACAACTGTTCCTAAAGGCACCTCAATATACACATCGGCTCCATCGGCCCCGGTACTGGTTTGTTTACTCCCCGCACTACCGTGTTCGGCTTTATAATGTCGTTTAAATTTTAAGTGATAAAGCGTCCAAAGGTTTTTGTTGGCTTTTACAATTACGTGTCCGCCACGACCGCCATCACCCCCATCGGGACCACCTTTGGGAATATACTTTTCCCGCCGCATATGCTTGCTGCCCTGCCCTCCCTTTCCGGAAGTAACGTGCACTTTTACGTAATCTACAAAATTGCCTTCAGTCATTGTTTGGTTGTTGGTTGGTGGTTGTTAGTTGTTGGAATTATGATGATTGTTTTAACTAGCAACCATCAACTAACAACTATCAACTAATTTTATCTATAACTTCACTCAATCTCTCAGTAATCTCCTCAATACTACCCACGCCATCAACGCCGTAATACTTGCCTTTTTTCTCGTAATAATCTTTTAATATAGCGGTTTCGTTATAATAAACTTTTATACGGTTTCTAATAATGCTTTCATCAGCATCGTCTGCTCTTCCGCTGGTTTCCCCACGTTTAAGCAAACGTTTTACCAAAACCTCATCATCTACTTCCAAAGCTACCATAGCATTTATTTGAGAATCTTTATCGTCCATTAAATAACCTAGAGCTTCCGCTTGTGCTTCGGTTCTTGGGAAACCGTCAAAAATAAAACCATTGGCATCCGGGTTTTTATCTACTTCGTTGCTGAGCATATCGATAGTAATTTCGTCAGGAACCAACTTGCCTTTCGCCATAAACGATTTGGCAAGATTGCCCAAATCGGTTTCATTTTTAATGTTGTATCTAAATACGTCACCTGTAGAAATATGTATTAAGTTATATTTCTCCTTTAAAAATGTGGCTTGTGTTCCTTTTCCGGCGCCGGGAGGCCCAAATAAAATTATGTTTGTCATGGTTTTGTTGCTTGTTCCCTACCCAGCAATTAAACTGACCAAGGCTATTTAAAATAAACTGATCTTTACTAAAACGAAGCAGCAAATTTACGAAATTAAAATTGGGGAATAATGTATTTGTACTTTGTTAATGCAAGTTGTGCATTTAACCGAATTAAAGATGAAAACGGGGACTGCTTTTTTTGCGATGTTTTTCTATAACCGTCTCCATCAAGAACTTTAATTTCCCTTTTATGCAGCACCTAAATATTGCCGAGTTAATTTAGAAAATATAATAAAGAAAATTCAGCGTTTCTTAAACAACCACTCCAACGGCTTTATAGAGAAAGCTTATGATAGCATTCCAAAGTTTTTCAATAGTAACTATTAAAATACCTTTTAGGGTATTGATAAAATTACGCGTCATGGCTTCCAAACCATCCAAAAAAAACTCTCGTAGATCTTCATCAATATCACCACTGGCAACTCCTTTTTGAATAAGCGCGGTTTGCTTGGCGATGGCCTCCAATTGCCGCTCGCTAAAACCCCGCACCGTAGTAAGATCCTTATTTAAAATGCCAGAACTAATGTTCTTGATTTCGGTAATAATTGCTGTTACATTTTCGCCCATAACCTTATCTTTTTAAGAAACTTTCGTACGTTATTGCTTGATCTAAATACACCTCAACCTGCCCTTTAAATGCTTCAATAAGTATCGGGTTTAAACCCTGTTCCCTATCTGTTTTTTTCATATGTGCAAAGGTTACGGCTATCTGCTCGAAAGCGAAAGCACTGGGATAATCGCCGGCAATTGGGTTGCTGTCCTTGCTTCTTAATAATGCATTTATTTTTTCTATAGCTGCATTGTCTGGTACCGGTCGAGCTTTGGCGTGTAGTTTTAACGACTCGAACGCACCGATAAGCTGGTTGTAAACGGGCTCTCGCAACGAAAAGTTTTCACTTTCGGTACCTTCGTTTACAGATGCAAAAAAACGCATTGCCAAATCGCTATTTACGTTTACTTTATCTACAATTGCTTGATCATAGGCGGGTGCTAAAGTAGCTTCGCAACCCGAAAGTAAAAAAACACCCAATAAGGCCAAAAGTGAAATATGTAGCTTGATAACTTTCATAATACGAAGACATTAACAAGCACTAAGTTAGTTATTTAGGTCGAATTATTATATGTTTTTTCGCTTTTTCCACTCGGATTTGCTTAGCGAATAGAAGTTGTGAAGGGAGCCATCATAGGTAAATTCATTCCGTTTACGTAGCCCTGTTTTTTTCAAAATGGCATTTGATGCACTATGGCACACATCTGCCATGCCGCAGATTTCATCGAAATTTAATTTGGAGAAACCGTGATTTAAACAAGCCACAGCAGTTTCAGTAGCATAGCCTTTTCCCCAGTGATTTTTTATAAAACGATATCCCAAATCGTAAAAATTCGTTCTATTACCTATTTCATCCGTTATAAGTTTAAAGCCACTCCAACCAATAAAATCGCCGCTTTCTTTAATTACAACTGCCCATCTGCCTATTCCGTTTTGAACATATTGCTTTTTTACAGCGTCAATGTACCTTTGCGCTTCTTCCAAAGTAGAAATTGGTTTGTTTCCCAAAAATTTGTGCACTTCGGCATCACTATCCATTGCAAACATGCCGTGTACGTCTTCATCCTTTATATCGCGCATTAAGAGACGCGCTGTTTCTATGTGGATTTTCATTGAAATATTTGATTAAACATTCTTTGGAAACAACTTATCCTTTCCACTCAAAATTTGATTAATGCCGAAAACGCATAAAACACTTTCGCATTAGCCAAGCTTTGATGTTAATCCAGCTTATATTGCCGTGTTTTTTGAAGCAATATACTCGTCAACAAAGTCTTCCAAAACATTCAACGGAATAGCGCCTTGAGAGAGCACTACTTCGTGAAATTCACGGATATCAAAATTTTCACCCAAAGCCTCTTTGGCCTTTTTGCGCAATTCCAGAATCTTAAGCATCCCAATTTTATAAGCGGTGGCCTGCCCTGGCATTACTATGTGTCTTTCAACCATTTTAATGGCGTCCAACTCGGCGTTTGGCGTATTAACGGTATAGTATTTAATGCCCTCTTCCCGTGTCCATTTTTTATTGTGAATTCCCGTATCTACCACCAATCTACAGGCTCTCCATAATTCCATTGCCAAACGCCCGAAATCTGAATACGGATCGGCATAAAAGCCCATCTCTTTTGGAATAAATTCAGAGTAAAGCCCCCACCCTTCCGAATAGGCCGTATAACCTCCAAACTTTCTAAACATAGGTATTTCTTCCAATTCTTGCTGAATCGCCAATTGCATATGATGGCCCGGAATTCCCTCGTGATACGCCAAAGCTTCCATTTGATAGGTGGGCATAGACTCCATATCGTATAAATTGGCGTAGTAAATTCCAGGTCTGGAACCATCTGCGGCGGGACGATTGTAAAACGCCTTTCCAGCCGATTGCTCCCTAAAAGGCTCCACGGCTTTTACGATAAGGTCTGCCTTTGGTTTTGAAATAAATATTTCGTCCAATCTAGTTTTCATACTATCTATCAGGTGTACGGCTCCGGCTAAATAGGCATCCTTACCCTCTTGGTCTGCACTGTAATAAAACT
This region of Aequorivita marisscotiae genomic DNA includes:
- the obgE gene encoding GTPase ObgE, whose product is MTEGNFVDYVKVHVTSGKGGQGSKHMRREKYIPKGGPDGGDGGRGGHVIVKANKNLWTLYHLKFKRHYKAEHGSAGSKQTSTGADGADVYIEVPLGTVVRDKETEEILFELTEDGQEKVVAKGGRGGLGNAHFKSATNQTPRYSQPGEEGEEVDIILELKILADVGLVGFPNAGKSTLLSVITAAKPKIANYEFTTLKPNLGIVEYRDFKTFVVADIPGIIEGAAEGKGIGHRFLRHIERNSTLLFLVPADAPDIKEQYDILVDELRRYNPQLLDKERLVAISKSDMLDDELKAEMKKILDKEFKNIPYLFISSVAQQGLTELKDKLWEMLN
- a CDS encoding GNAT family N-acetyltransferase, producing MKIHIETARLLMRDIKDEDVHGMFAMDSDAEVHKFLGNKPISTLEEAQRYIDAVKKQYVQNGIGRWAVVIKESGDFIGWSGFKLITDEIGNRTNFYDLGYRFIKNHWGKGYATETAVACLNHGFSKLNFDEICGMADVCHSASNAILKKTGLRKRNEFTYDGSLHNFYSLSKSEWKKRKNI
- a CDS encoding T9SS type A sorting domain-containing protein translates to MVELETLTVLNIQISNNISLEKISVYSTIGKLLFKITEKQINLETLTAGIYFVKVETDKGRVARKIVKQ